One Apteryx mantelli isolate bAptMan1 chromosome 2, bAptMan1.hap1, whole genome shotgun sequence genomic window, ACAGGAGGAGCCAGGTAAAGGATAAACAAGGAGTACCTGCCCATGAGCTCCGCCTACATATTTTACAAAGTTCATGAACTTTCTCCTACTTCTCTGCTCTCATCCTTCCTTATGCACAGGGACAGAAAGTATGTATGTATTGTTTATGAAGTGTCAAAGAAAGCAGTAAAGTTTATACTCTGAAGTACTGTTATTTATAGTAgtatgctgcagaaaaaaaatcttgcttactTGTCTTGTACTCCCACCTTGCTGAAACCCACCCAAACTGAAAGCTGCAAGAACCTACTCAGCTGCTGGACTTAAGAGGAAAGTAGAAGTTGCAAAGGCACAACGATATTTTGTAGAGAATTTCTAAAGTGCAGTCAAAGTGCTGGCTGATTGAATACTTCAATACTACTGAAGAGGAGCAGAAGTTTGCTCTAGTGGCAATACTAACCTGTAAAATGCATGTGTCTCTGTAATTGCTCTGTAAAGTCCACTTGCTGCCCTTGTACTGATCATCTTAAACAGAAGAACTACACTATTACCAGACTCCTTGGTAACAGTCAGATACACATTCTTCCCAGACTGAGTTGCCATTTGAACAACAGGGTAAGCAAtcctaaaaagtaaaataaagcaaggttattttgcatttaaaaataaaggcatTTTCCGCAATCTGCTACAGTGCAGTTTTATCAGAAGTTACAATGACCTCTGATTGTGGTCTGTAATGCTAGGTTGAAGATGTTGCctcaaaatacatatataaaaaacaagaGTATTTAAATAACACCAGCTGTCTTCTTGATTATAAGCAGGTAGTGTCTTCAGACCCCACATTCTGATAGCTCCTTTCAGTGATTCATAGAGCAGTTTTGTCTATGTAAAAGCTAGATACATTCTCAATACTTCCAAAGAACAGAAGATAAAAACTGTTCTAAAACACATACCTGTTGATAGGACTGAAATCATCTTTACAGATGGAGATACCTTCAGGTCCAACACCAATAAGGAGTTTTTGTCCTTCACTATCTCTTACTGAGTGCCACTCTACCCCATAGTTCTCCAGTGTTGACACAATCTGTAGAACCTGGTATTCAGCAGAAGCTTGACTTAGACCTTCTAGTTCCTTGTGCTTCACAGTAATGCTGTTGATAAAAAGATTAAGGACAGGTGAAATAACTCAAGTAAGCACCATTATTGTCAGCAGCTTGTTATAACATGGGCTTTAGATGGCCTagttaaacagatttttaaatgctCTTGACCTATTTGGCAATACATTTCCAGTCACAGACTGGAAAGAAAACTACCAAAACATCCTGAGAATGTTCGAGTGATAATACTGTGCATTTGCTTAGTAATTATAAAAGCTACATGGAATCAAGGCTTTCCAGCTACCGCCCCCCCTGATATTTACCTGAACAGCCAAAAATTTATAACTAAAATAATCCACCAGAAAGCATGACATACTGAAATTTTCTTCTTGACATTCAGGAACTGAGCTATGAAGATGTTTAGGAAAACCTGTTTACTTCTCAGTGTGAGGATGCTAAGCCAGATAAATTcttgttattttctttcaaaatgtaggTCTAAGACATGCTTGCAATTTGATTACATACTAATTGCTAACAATGCACATTACCCTGCTCCAAAGATTCAGATACCTCTATTACCCAAGTACTAGTTCACCAGCTTTTGCCTCAAAAAGAAATACTCATATCTGAGCTTAAAATGAACTGAAATcagaatgttaaaaatatttaggtTACATAGCTTTGGAGATGAAAGTataaaatttttactttttttcacaACAGTAATTGCTATGCTATGGCACCAGCAATTTATACAACAAAATTTTAAACTATTGGCCTCCAAAAATGGTGTTATATCATTGCACCCTTTTTACCTCTCCAAAATGGTAGTGGTGAGCTCTTTTGCACACAACTCTTCATAACTGTACTTGGCAGTGTTCTGGTTATAATCTCCAAACTTCATCTGTGCCAACAATGCACTAAGTTCAATTGCATGCTCTGAAGAACACTGAAGATTACCAGCCAGAAGATCTTCTTTTATATGCAAGAAAAACATATGCCTGCAACGGAATCAGATATGTTTGCTTACTCAAGATGTTAAAATAGTAGCCTTTAGTTTGGTAATCAAAATTTTGCAATGAATATTGCAAGTAGAGAAATAGTCTGGCATAAGAGAAAAAAGGGCCTCCATCTTCTTATTCACTAACTTAAAAATGAAGATACAACTGAAGATAGTGTCTAAAACcactattaaaataaatatataaaacagtaTATACAATTCTACCATTCAACATGAGAAGCTATAAAGAGTTGAAATAGCTGTGCTACTACAATTGAAGGGGAGATGGTGCTTTTGCCAGCAACACGATCAACAGAAAAACTTGAAACACCCAAAAAGGCACTgtggaataaaacaaaaatgtctaTTTTGTAAGAATATTTATCAGACCATTTGCTATTTTAGGCTCAACAACTTTAACCTTTACTCTCGGGATCAAGGCAGATTTGCCAATTAGGTGAAAAATTCGCAAAGCTACTCTTAATTATCTAACAGGTCCGTTTGTTAATTAGACAAAACCAAGTTTTCCACCAACACCAACAGCAGCCTGTTAATTTCCCCTATAGCCTACCTCGACTTCTATAAATTCATCCTTATGTTCCCTAAGGGGAATAATATAGTATATAATATAAATTATAGATAATATAACTTTCACCATTTGTTCTTAAGATTCAACATATGTACGGAAACAAGATGCAGAGGTAGTGTGTATCATTGTGAAAAATCTTTCACTAAATCAAGCCTagtacaaaaagaaatatttctttgcttccaCAGTAATGGGACACTTGCATTCTACTTTTCTTAAAGTTTGAAAAAATAACTATGCTGAATCACTCCTCACTGGAGGTTAAAGAGGCTGGCAAGTGATTAGTTTTCATTCCAACAGCAAATCTGGACAAGATCTTATGCATCCCTTCTTAATATTAATCTTCTACAGTTCCCTTGTACAAGCATATAGGCCTACTTTAAGACCTCTGAAATTCTATAACTTGCAGAATTGCTGGATTCATTCTTAATTCTACTATAGCAAATGCTGCAGCTAAGAAAATATCAGCCCAAATAAAAGATAACCTGATACCTAAGCCTTCTGAAAGCAGAAAAGAGATTTAATAAATATTATCATCCTCAAAACTGCCCTGCAATCCATTTCCTGCAACAACAGTCACAGCTCCATGGTCCAACACCTCCCTTTGCAACCAGTTTGAGGCATGCTAGAGTGTCTGCAGTTGCCACACAAATGCTCCAGTTCCATCACTCACACCTATCCAGACATGGATCTACACTTCTGCAGTGCTAATGGGGGACCTGGGAGAAGCTAATTCCCCCACTTTGTCCAGGACAGATTTAGGTGGTGCAAGGACAAGCACTTCAGACAGTACATATGTCTCCACTGTTAGCACATTATTCCTTGTTTTAGGCTCCTCTTGGAGCAGGTTCCAAACCTCTCCTCCAATCCCTCTCTCCTACCCTGCTAATTCAGAGTTTATCTGCCTTGGGCCACAGAAAGGCATAGGTGGGGTCTCTTGACATGGATAGGTAGTATACATCCCTTATGGGGCTCAGCTcccaaattcccccccccccaagtttatAAACAAGTCATCTAATAATTGGACCAAGAATGGTATTTAATGGCCTTGCAATTTTAAATAGTCTAGAGAAAGGATATTGAACATGATATGGGTCCTGGACAAGATCCAGCCCATAGAATAATTTCAGTTCATGTCTGCTTCTCATATGaagtttttcagcatttttgttCCATACTGTGAAGTACAGACTTCCCTGAGCTAGTGCTGACATAAGAATTTTCAGTGCAGAACCATACAAATTTACCAGACAGGATGGATCAAGAAATAATACATCCATGGTGCTCCACTGGGACAAATAAAACCCTTATTTGGAGAGTGTCACACAACTGTGTTGTCCACAGACCACATCCAGCTTCTGTAGTACTGATTAAGAGTCAGGCTTCAAGGAAAACCAGCAAtattaatatttgtatttaacTTGCATGATTTAGTTTCAATATACTTCAGCAACCTTCTCTGAAGGCAGTCCATTCCAAGGGCCAGAACAGTGGGTCAGGTCTGTAATAAAAATTAGATTGCCTTTGTCTTGAGTTTCAGGACAAAGCATTACAGCTTCTCATATAGCTTGCTTTGTGCAACAGTGAAGACAACAGCATAAAATTGGCACAGCTTTATTCGTTTcaggccttctccttcccacTGTTAGCAACATAATCACTGACTAAACCTGCCTATGAGAACAAATTTGaataaatgcagtattttttcatATTGTAAAACATTGAAATCACACCTGGAAACAGGTTTTCTTGATCTTCCACTCCAACACACAAAATTCTAAGCAATGACAATTCCTTTAAAATGAAGTGAACTTCCTGCATTTTCTGATGAACAGAAGACTTCTCCAATATTCTTGAACACGCTTCCCATTTTCTAAGCTGTCTCCTTTTCATTATTTGTACTTAACTCCCACATGCCTGCTCTACTATTAAGCTTCAGGAATATTGGGGGAAATTGTACTTTAATGATTATAAATATTAAGATTTATCCAATCTGCAGTACTGATCAACATTCTACATTTatttgcttagattttttttacctAATTGTAAACAAGACAAGACAAATTTAGTTACTCATCTTGAGTGACAACATGAAATCTGAACTGTTGTTCTCCTTGCAAACCAGAGAAAGAAACAACTGGGTCCTATCTAATGAACATCACATGGTAATAAACATCAGCTTAGCAGAAAGTGTACTAATATGATGCAATCTGTTCCAACTGAAGAAATGGCAAAATCAAGTTTGTTTTGCAGTTGTACAGAGAAGATTAGATATTGCAATTGCAAGATACTACACAAAAATTCAAATTTGATATGCTTACTAACTGACACAGTTTAGAGGTCAATGAAGTATTTAACTACTAAAAACCTATGGCCAAAATAAATCTAAATAGTAGCCATTTCCTTAATTCTGATcaatatttaacaaaataaaaagctattCATGCACTTCTGATCCTCTGTTACTATCAGAACAGGTTTTCAAGTAATTACAAATACATACTAATTACAGTCACAGTACATGTTTCAAAGAAACATCTGACAACTCTGTTCTCATCAGCTGACACCTATGTTATATTTGCAACTACAACACCAGAATGGTTGCATCTTCAGTTTGCTTACTTTGTGCATATGACAGCACTGACTACACAGGAAAAAGTCAGTCTTCTCCCCTTGCTGGGAAGACCTTATTGACGTCAACAGGGGAGCTGAAAAACAAGAGATTGCTCCTGCAATTACAGAAGCAACTAAAGTAGAAGCAACATTTGTCACATTCTATTGCTGAAAAGCCAGTAACAGTATAGGGAAACAAACACGTTTAAGTGATAAGGTACAATGTGAAATAGCATCACATCAGCTAATCTGCAGTAACACCCCATAACAGGCTCATACCTATATAGGGAAGCATCTCAGAGAGGCTAAGTTACTTTACATTTTtctgacaaagaagaaaaaggcatgCCAGGTATAAGGGGCAGTTACTGCAAAGTAACT contains:
- the MYLIP gene encoding E3 ubiquitin-protein ligase MYLIP isoform X3 yields the protein MDCLQRRHMFFLHIKEDLLAGNLQCSSEHAIELSALLAQMKFGDYNQNTAKYSYEELCAKELTTTILESITVKHKELEGLSQASAEYQVLQIVSTLENYGVEWHSVRDSEGQKLLIGVGPEGISICKDDFSPINRIAYPVVQMATQSGKNVYLTVTKESGNSVVLLFKMISTRAASGLYRAITETHAFYRCDTVTSAVMMQYSRDLKGHLASLFLNENINLGKKYVFDIKRTSKEVYDHARRALYNAGIVDLVSRSDQTPPNSPLKSSESSMNCDNCEGLSCQQTKALQEKLRKLKESMLCMVCCEEEINSTFCPCGHTVCCKTCAAQLQSCPVCRSRVEHVQHVYLPTHTSLLNLTVI